One region of Streptomyces sp. CG4 genomic DNA includes:
- a CDS encoding D-2-hydroxyacid dehydrogenase family protein, with the protein MRLRCAVLDDFQGVATELADWSVLEDTVEVFSLREHLDGEDALVAALAGCDIVVTLRERVPFPGSLFARLPRLKLLIASGMRNTVIDYAAAKAHGVTVCGTQSSGIPPAELTWALLLGLARGLVEESTALRANGPWQSTVGADLHGARLGVLGLGRIGGHVARVGLAFGMRVSAWSPRLTKERAAEHGVELAGSKEDLLATGDFVTVQVPGGDGTRGLIGAAELSLMKPTAYLINTSRASVVDQDALLAALHAGRIAGAGVDVFDIEPLPADHPMRTAPRLLATPHLGYVSHANYTTYYRQAVEDIQAYLAGTPLRLLS; encoded by the coding sequence GTGCGACTTCGCTGTGCGGTGCTGGACGACTTCCAGGGTGTGGCCACCGAGTTGGCCGACTGGTCGGTACTCGAGGACACGGTGGAGGTCTTCTCGCTGCGGGAGCACCTGGACGGCGAGGACGCCCTGGTCGCGGCTCTCGCCGGCTGCGACATCGTCGTCACGCTGCGCGAACGCGTCCCCTTCCCCGGCTCGCTGTTCGCCCGGCTGCCCCGGCTGAAGCTGCTCATCGCCTCCGGCATGCGCAACACCGTCATCGACTACGCCGCGGCGAAGGCGCACGGCGTCACCGTGTGCGGTACGCAGAGCTCGGGCATCCCGCCCGCCGAGCTGACCTGGGCGCTGCTGCTCGGCCTCGCGCGCGGGCTCGTCGAGGAGAGCACCGCGTTGCGCGCGAACGGCCCCTGGCAGTCCACCGTGGGCGCCGATCTGCACGGCGCGCGGCTGGGGGTGCTCGGCCTCGGCAGGATCGGCGGCCACGTGGCCCGGGTCGGGCTCGCCTTCGGCATGCGGGTGAGTGCGTGGAGCCCGCGCCTGACCAAGGAGCGCGCCGCGGAACACGGTGTCGAACTGGCGGGGTCCAAGGAGGATTTGCTGGCCACCGGCGACTTCGTCACCGTCCAGGTGCCCGGGGGCGACGGCACCCGCGGCCTCATCGGCGCCGCCGAGCTGTCCCTGATGAAACCGACCGCCTACCTGATCAACACCTCCCGGGCGTCGGTCGTCGACCAGGACGCCCTGCTGGCCGCGCTGCACGCGGGCCGGATCGCGGGCGCCGGGGTGGACGTCTTCGACATCGAGCCGCTGCCCGCCGACCACCCGATGCGCACCGCCCCCCGCCTCCTCGCCACCCCGCATCTCGGCTACGTCTCGCACGCCAACTACACGACGTACTACCGCCAGGCGGTGGAGGACATCCAGGCCTACCTGGCCGGGACCC
- a CDS encoding dynamin family protein: MVTLDVRPQLLDTLSALRDRVAATRFPLPLPGAARARANRDELLAQLDDYLVPRLREPEAPLLAVVGGSTGAGKSTLVNSLVGRRVSEAGVLRPTTRTPVLVCHPEDHHWFSTMRVLPELTRVWAAQQDPVDDLLLPAREEPMRVLRIETAETLPRGLALLDAPDIDSLIADNRVLAAELICAADIWIMVTTATRYADAVPWHLLRTAKEYDATLVTVLDRVPHQVVSEVSRQYGALLTKAGLGDVPRFTVPELPESAWGAGLLPATAVAPLKNWLVHHAQDPAARQHVMARTAYGLLDSLQSRMPELASAAAAQYAAALRLTSAVDAAYDTEHARVRGRLQSGAVLAGDALKRWRAFPLDCTPAELLDALVESLGALLLCSVTAADERIDEAWRHEPAAGAPGLAERGLSVETAEHRIGLAVRRWRRELEEYAEDEVRVLERTSAPDPEIVASVVATALLGGRRARNAGEGLASRMGAQGALRLRERAGRLLTEYVDRVMNAERERRLAALESLDVQPAPQAELIAALSVLQKER, translated from the coding sequence GTGGTGACCTTGGACGTACGGCCTCAGCTGCTCGACACACTTTCCGCTCTGCGCGATCGTGTCGCCGCCACACGCTTTCCGCTGCCCCTGCCCGGGGCCGCACGCGCGCGTGCCAACCGCGACGAACTCCTCGCGCAGCTCGACGACTATCTCGTACCCCGCCTGCGAGAGCCCGAGGCGCCGCTGCTGGCCGTCGTCGGGGGATCCACCGGCGCGGGCAAGTCGACGCTGGTCAACTCCCTCGTCGGGCGGCGGGTGAGCGAGGCGGGCGTGCTGCGGCCGACGACCCGGACGCCGGTCCTCGTCTGTCATCCGGAGGACCACCACTGGTTCAGCACCATGCGCGTGCTGCCGGAGCTGACCCGGGTGTGGGCGGCTCAGCAGGACCCTGTCGACGATCTGCTGCTGCCCGCCCGCGAGGAGCCCATGCGCGTGCTGCGCATCGAGACCGCCGAGACCCTCCCGCGCGGGCTCGCCCTCCTCGACGCGCCCGACATCGACTCGCTGATCGCCGACAATCGTGTCCTCGCCGCCGAGCTGATCTGCGCCGCCGACATCTGGATCATGGTCACGACGGCGACCCGCTACGCCGACGCCGTCCCCTGGCATCTGCTGCGCACCGCCAAGGAGTACGACGCCACCCTCGTCACCGTGCTGGACCGGGTGCCTCACCAGGTCGTCTCCGAGGTCTCCCGGCAGTACGGCGCCCTGCTCACCAAGGCCGGACTCGGTGACGTACCCCGCTTCACGGTGCCCGAGCTGCCCGAGTCCGCGTGGGGCGCCGGACTGCTGCCCGCCACCGCCGTGGCGCCCCTGAAGAACTGGCTCGTCCACCACGCCCAGGACCCCGCCGCCCGGCAGCACGTCATGGCCCGTACCGCCTACGGCCTCCTCGACTCGCTCCAGTCGCGCATGCCCGAGCTGGCCAGCGCGGCCGCCGCCCAGTACGCGGCCGCCCTCCGGCTCACCTCCGCCGTGGACGCCGCCTACGACACCGAGCACGCGCGCGTACGCGGCCGCCTGCAGTCCGGTGCCGTGCTCGCCGGGGACGCGCTCAAGCGCTGGCGGGCCTTCCCGCTGGACTGCACCCCCGCCGAACTCCTCGACGCGCTCGTGGAGAGCCTGGGCGCCCTGCTGCTGTGCTCCGTCACGGCCGCGGACGAGCGCATCGACGAGGCATGGCGGCACGAGCCCGCGGCAGGCGCCCCGGGCCTCGCCGAGCGCGGCCTCTCCGTGGAGACCGCCGAGCACCGCATCGGCCTCGCCGTACGGCGCTGGCGGCGCGAGTTGGAGGAGTACGCCGAGGACGAGGTGCGGGTGCTGGAGCGTACCTCCGCACCCGACCCCGAGATCGTCGCCTCCGTCGTCGCCACCGCGCTGCTGGGCGGGCGCCGGGCGCGCAACGCGGGCGAGGGGCTCGCCTCCCGGATGGGCGCCCAGGGCGCGCTGCGGCTGCGCGAGCGGGCGGGGCGCCTGCTGACCGAGTACGTGGACCGTGTCATGAACGCCGAACGCGAGCGGCGCCTCGCCGCGCTGGAGTCCCTTGACGTCCAGCCCGCGCCGCAGGCCGAACTCATCGCCGCGCTGTCCGTACTGCAGAAGGAGAGGTGA